A DNA window from Planctomycetota bacterium contains the following coding sequences:
- a CDS encoding NADH-quinone oxidoreductase subunit L, with product MFTMVTLIASCIHFYAIGYMHDELHPITDTEVLLPIRPASGHGEHGAHEGHGGHDHGHESHAHESHSHGDHGHGDHGHGDHGHGDHGHDDHAHHGPQPPEGMRFLHRPGRFHRFFQYLSLFCFSMLGLVIAGNILMVFVFWELVGICSYFLIGFYIERKSASNAANKAFIVNRVGDFGMIIGLMALWGSLGTFAFGDVPGQGPGLFSQVRPAENHYQLTTPLGMVASAAADRAGPMLAEVEADHKSDPEAGKLEAESRLSQLRDEPGHPGYWLLIIAGLGIFCGCVGKSAQFPLHVWLPDAMEGPTPVSALVHSATMVAAGVYLVGRFYPVFAPEALLAIAYTGGITLFIAATIAITATDIKRVLAYSTVSQLGYMMLALGVGGWAAGMFHLITHAFFKSLLFMCSGSVIHACHTNEMPRMGGLRKKMPYTAYTMLVGCLAIAGAPFFSGFYSKDAILAQALSFADNNPSHGILFYAVAVGAAITAFYMFRLWYMTFAGEPRERDIYDHAHESPPVMYRPLLILAFFAITAGWTLPFTGFSVTNLLEQARPAGELAAGVVLPTLAYPNEHASHEPHYHLLATIIASATALAGFTLATIFYGWRLLSAAEARQQFGPIYTFLLNKWYFDELYDVLFVKPTHFVANLVAKCDKQVIDRFIDGTARAAVRVAKFDDLIDRHFVDGLVNITAHWTYSIGRSLRNIQTGKLRQYVMLIVVGTVVLAVLIQWSSAAGQ from the coding sequence ATGTTCACGATGGTGACGCTGATCGCCTCGTGCATTCATTTCTACGCCATCGGCTATATGCACGATGAATTGCATCCGATCACCGATACCGAAGTGCTGCTGCCGATTCGGCCCGCCTCGGGTCACGGCGAGCATGGCGCTCACGAAGGCCACGGCGGACACGATCATGGCCACGAATCGCACGCTCACGAGTCACATAGTCACGGTGACCACGGCCACGGTGACCACGGCCACGGTGACCACGGCCACGGCGATCATGGCCATGACGACCACGCCCATCACGGCCCGCAGCCTCCTGAAGGAATGCGGTTCCTGCATCGGCCGGGGCGGTTCCACCGGTTCTTCCAATATCTGTCGCTGTTCTGCTTCAGCATGTTGGGGCTGGTGATCGCGGGTAACATCTTGATGGTGTTCGTGTTCTGGGAGTTGGTGGGCATTTGCTCCTACTTCCTGATTGGCTTCTACATCGAGCGCAAGAGCGCGTCGAACGCGGCCAACAAGGCGTTCATCGTCAACCGCGTCGGCGACTTTGGCATGATCATCGGCCTGATGGCCTTGTGGGGCAGCTTGGGCACGTTCGCCTTTGGCGATGTCCCCGGCCAAGGGCCCGGCTTGTTCAGCCAGGTGCGCCCCGCCGAGAATCACTACCAATTGACCACGCCGCTGGGTATGGTCGCTTCGGCCGCCGCCGACCGCGCGGGACCGATGCTGGCCGAAGTCGAAGCCGATCACAAGAGCGATCCCGAAGCGGGCAAGCTCGAAGCCGAGTCGCGGCTGTCCCAGTTGCGCGACGAGCCGGGTCACCCAGGCTATTGGCTGTTGATCATCGCCGGACTGGGCATCTTCTGCGGCTGTGTGGGCAAGAGCGCGCAATTCCCGCTGCACGTCTGGTTGCCCGACGCGATGGAAGGCCCCACGCCGGTGTCGGCGCTGGTCCACTCGGCCACGATGGTCGCGGCGGGCGTTTACCTGGTGGGCCGGTTCTATCCGGTGTTCGCGCCCGAGGCGCTGTTGGCAATCGCCTATACCGGCGGGATCACGCTGTTCATTGCCGCCACGATCGCCATCACCGCCACCGACATCAAACGCGTGTTGGCTTACTCGACCGTCAGCCAGTTGGGCTACATGATGCTCGCGCTGGGCGTGGGCGGCTGGGCGGCTGGCATGTTCCACTTGATTACTCACGCCTTCTTCAAGAGCTTGTTGTTCATGTGCTCGGGGAGCGTGATTCACGCCTGCCACACGAACGAGATGCCGCGAATGGGCGGGCTGCGCAAGAAGATGCCCTATACGGCCTACACGATGCTGGTTGGCTGCCTGGCGATTGCCGGCGCGCCGTTCTTCAGCGGCTTCTACTCCAAGGACGCCATTCTCGCCCAGGCCCTCAGCTTTGCCGACAACAACCCATCGCACGGCATTCTGTTCTATGCCGTGGCGGTCGGCGCCGCGATCACCGCGTTCTACATGTTCCGGCTTTGGTACATGACGTTCGCCGGCGAGCCACGCGAGCGGGACATCTACGATCACGCTCACGAATCGCCGCCGGTCATGTATCGGCCGCTGCTGATTCTGGCCTTCTTCGCGATCACGGCCGGCTGGACGTTGCCGTTCACCGGCTTTAGCGTGACCAACCTGTTGGAACAGGCTCGACCGGCGGGCGAGCTGGCCGCGGGCGTGGTGCTGCCGACGTTGGCCTATCCCAACGAGCACGCCAGCCACGAGCCTCACTATCACCTGTTGGCCACGATCATTGCCAGCGCCACGGCCCTGGCCGGGTTCACGCTGGCCACGATCTTCTATGGCTGGCGGTTGTTGAGCGCGGCCGAAGCCCGCCAGCAGTTCGGCCCGATCTACACGTTCTTGTTGAACAAGTGGTACTTCGACGAGCTGTACGACGTCCTGTTCGTCAAGCCGACGCACTTCGTCGCCAACCTGGTGGCCAAGTGCGACAAGCAAGTCATCGACCGGTTCATCGACGGCACGGCTCGCGCGGCCGTCCGAGTGGCCAAGTTCGACGACCTGATCGACCGCCACTTTGTCGACGGGCTGGTGAACATTACGGCCCACTGGACCTATTCGATCGGCCGCTCGCTGCGCAACATACAAACCGGCAAGCTCCGGCAATATGTGATGTTGATCGTCGTGGGAACCGTCGTGCTGGCCGTGCTGATCCAATGGTCCTCGGCCGCCGGACAATAA